A genomic stretch from Poecilia reticulata strain Guanapo linkage group LG20, Guppy_female_1.0+MT, whole genome shotgun sequence includes:
- the LOC103482374 gene encoding serine/threonine-protein kinase pim-2-like, protein MVKESKRKGKTPALRRQREGNSSVTPPSRESAEYSRPRKRKKTADQTPRRRIMVSKMTGTSTSCQDLIRTKRRLRNKTTKEAEESSPPAKKRKKGLLQRVLTKEPPSSWGISSESSSSPVLADDFEEPSKRKNMKMEEERVDSQRAEFLKKYIELHQLGDGGFGSVFAGYRVEGKLPVAIKHIPKDNVVIKHKDENGRELAMEAVIMLKLRTATVPQLAMVSLLDWYDLDQELILVMERPMFAEDLLVYLKDRGGCLNEKDAKIILKQLVEAALYLQNANIFHRDIKVENILIETTAEGLQVYLIDFGLSCFDDRRKHELLCGTPEHLPLDWFMHKNYCAEPTTAWQLGVVLFEVVHMMRFNTHSFLSKKLKISKRLSKNCQDVLTKCLRVDPKDRPTLEQLLGHPWFS, encoded by the exons ATGGTCAAAGAAAgtaaaaggaaaggaaaaacaccGGCCCTCAGGAGACAACGAG AGGGCAACAGCAGCGTGACGCCACCAAGCAGAGAGTCTGCTGAGTACAGCAGAccaaggaaaaggaaaaaaactgcagatcAGACCCCCAGAAGACGGATCATGGTCTCTAAGATGACTGGAACCTCCACAAGCTGCCAGGACCTGATCAGAACCAAGAGGAGACTGAGGAATAAGACCACAAAGGAGGCAGAGGAATCTTCACCACCGgccaagaagaggaagaagggaCTCCTGCAGCGGGTCCTAACCAAAGAGCCTCCATCCTCCTGGGGCATCAGCTCAG AATCCAGTTCCAGTCCAGTACTGGCAGATGATTTTGAGGAACCATCAAAGAGAAAGAATATGAAGATGGAGGAAGAAAGAGTGGATTCCCAAAGAG CCGAATTCCTGAAAAAGTATATCGAGCTGCATCAGCTGGGAGATGGAGGCTTTGGATCTGTGTTTGCTGGATATCGGGTTGAGGGTAAATTGCCT GTGGCTATCAAACACATACCGAAAGACAACGTAGTCATCAAACATAAG GATGAGAACGGCAGGGAGCTGGCCATGGAGGCCGTAATCATGTTGAAGCTGAGGACTGCAACAGTGCCGCAGTTGGCCATGGTGTCCCTGCTGGACTGGTACGATCTGGATCAGGAGCTGATTTTAGTGATGGAGAGGCCCATGTTTGCTGAAGACCTTCTGGTCTATCTTAAAGACCGTGGAGGTTGTCTAAATGAAAAGGATGCCAAG ATCATACTGAAACAGCTAGTGGAAGCAGCGCTCTACCTTCAGAATGCAAACATCTTCCATAGGGACATTAAGGTGGAAAATATCTTGATTGAGACCACTGCAGAAGGCTTACAAGTCTATCTGATAGACTTCGGTTTAAGCTGCTTTGATGACAGACGAAAACATGAACTACTGTGTG GTACTCCTGAACACCTCCCACTGGACTGGTTCATGCACAAAAACTACTGTGCTGAACCCACGACAGCGTGGCAGCTGGGTGTGGTGCTGTTCGAGGTGGTCCACATGATGCGGTTCAACACCCACAGCTTCCTTTCAAAAAAGCTGAAGATCAGCAAAAGGCTCTCCAAGA ACTGCCAGGATGTTCTGACAAAGTGTCTGAGGGTTGACCCTAAGGATCGTCCCACACTGGAACAGCTGCTGGGCCACCCGTGGTTTTCGtag